The Gemmatimonadales bacterium DNA window TCGCGAGGTGAAGTGACTCCGGTGATTCCCGTATCAGGTCCGCCAGCGTGAATGTGCTCAATGCCGCATCCAATCCCGAGCGGAGATGCTCCAGCCGATGATGGAGGGGACAGCGCGACGTCTCGCAGCAATGGCCGCCCCAGAGCAGGCACCGCTTCAGCGCTTGCGGACCCTCGACCGCCTCAAGCACTTCGCGCACGAGCGTCTCCGCAGGCGGGGCCCGGAGCGCATATCCGCTGCCACGACCCCGCTCAGCCTCCAGGACGCCATGGCGGGCCAGCTTGCGGAAGATCTTCGCCAGAAACGCGGCGGGCAGATCCGCTGTCTCGGCGATCTCGGAGTGCGGGACCATGTAACCCGCCGGATAGGTCGCGAGGCGAGCCAATCCGCGCAGCGCGTATTCGCTTTCCCGGGTCAGATTCACTGAGTCAGGCTCATGGCTTCTTGCTTCCGGGAGAATTCGGGTCCGACTAGTCTTGGCGGGTTATCGTGAAAACTCGGTGAAGGTTCTGTGAAGATCTCTTATGACACTGCGGTCGCCGGACGTCTGCCGGCGGTTGGGGATCGCCGAAGCGACGTTCTACGCTGTGGAAGAAGAGGTTCGCCCGCCTTGGCGTGGCCCTACGACGAGCAACCGCCCCCGTGCTGGGGGCGGCTCTCACATAGCCATGAATAGACCGTTGTGGCGGGAGCGTGTGGGAATCGAACCCACCAAGGCTCGCGTAGCGAGCCCCAGGCAGTTTTGAAGACTGCTCAGACCACCAGGCCCGATCCGCCCCCGTAGTCAGATGGCACAGGCGCGCAGGCGCACCGGCGGCCCGTTGCGTTGCCGCGCTACACCAGCGCTACGACGTCGATCTCGACCAGCACGTTCTTCGGCAGCGTCTTCACCGCCACCGTCGAGCGCGCCGGACGGTGGTCGCCGAACCAGCGCTCATAGACCTCGTTCATTCTGGCGAAGTCGTCTATCGTCGCGAGGAAGCACGTCGTCTTCACGACCCGTGAAAGCGACGAGCCCGCAGCCTTCAGGATCGCGTCCAGGTTCTTCATCACGCGCTCGGTCTGTGCCGTCACGCCGCCCGGCACGACCTCCATGGTCGCCGGGTCGAGCGCGATCTGGCCCGCCGTGTATAGAAAGCCGTTCGCGATCACGCCCTGGCTGTACGGGCCGATGGCCTTGGGGGCCGAGTCAGTCGCAATGAAGCGCAGGTCGCTCACTAGAACAGTCCCTCGATCGTGCCGTCGGGCAGCATGCGGATCCGCTCGGCCGCCGGCGACTTGGAGAGCCCCGGCATGGTCATTATGTCTCCCGCGAGCGCGACCACGAACCCAGCGCCGGCGGACGCGTAAACGTCGCGCACCGTGATCCTGAAACCGGTCGGCCGGTTGAGCTTCGACGCGTCATCGCTGAACGAATACTGCGTCTTGGCCATGCACACCGGCGTGCGGCCCAGCCCCATCGCCTCGAGTTGCTCGATGTTCCGGCTCGCGGTGGCGGAGAAGTGGACGCCGTCGGCGCCGTAGATCTCGCGGGCCACGATGTCGATCTTCTCCTTGATGGGCTTGTTGGCGTCGTACAGCGGCTTGAACGCGGCCTGCTTCTCGTCCAGCACGTTCAGCACGGCCTCGGCCAGCGCGAGCCCGCCCTCACCGCCCTTCGCCCACACGTCCGACAAGGCCAGCGTAACGCCGAGGGCCTTGGCCATCTCGGTCACGCGGGCAAGCTCCTCGTCCGAGTCGGTGATGAAGCGATTGAGCGCGACTATGGGCGGCACCCCGAACTTGCGCACGTTCTCGACGTGCTTGGCCAGGTTGGCGAAACCCGCTTCGACCTTAGCGACGTCCGGAGTGCCGAGGCTCTTCTTGTCGGCGCCTCCGTGCATCTTGAGCGCGCGCACAGTGGCGACGATGACCGCGGCTTCGGGTTCGAGTCCCGCCACCCGGCACTTGATGTCGAAGAACTTCTCGGCGCCCAGGTCCGCGCCGAAGCCGGCTTCGGTGATCACCAGATCGCCCAGCCGGAGCGCGAGCTTGGTCGAGACCACCGTGTTGCACCCGTGCGCGATGTTCGCGAACGGGCCGCCGTGCACGAACGCGGGCCCGCCCTCGAGGGTCTGCACCAGGTTCGGCAGCAGTGCGTCCTTGAGGAGCAGCGCCATCGACCCCGAAGCCTTGAGGTCCGCGGCGCGGATGGGCGTCCGCTCGTGGGTGGTCCCCACGATGATGCGCGCCAGCCGGTCCTCGAGGTCCTCGCGGCTGGTAGCCAGGCAGAGGATGGCCATGATCTCGCTGGCCGGCGTGATGACGAAGCGGTCCTCGCGCGCCGGCCCGCTCGACGACGCGCCCACGCCCACGATGACCGTGCGCAGCGCGCGGTCGTTCATGTCCATGGTGCGCGGCCACGTGACGCGGCGCAGCGCCAAATGCGCGGTGTTCCCCTGGTAGATGTGGTTGTCCAGCATCGCCGAGAGGAGGTTGTGCGCCGAGGAGATGGCGTGGAAGTCACCGGTGAAGTGGAGGTTGATGTCCTCCATCGGCACCACCTGCGCGTACCCTCCGCCGGCGGCGCCGCCCTTCACGCCGAACACCGGCCCGAGGCTCGGCTCGCGCAGGCACACCACGGCGTTCTTGCCCAGCCGGCGCAGCGCCTGCGCCAGCCCGACCGAGACGGTGGACTTCCCTTCCCCCGCGGCGGTCGGCGTGATGCCCGTGACGAGGACGAGCCGGCCCTTGGGCTTCCGGGACTCGAGCGCGCTGAGGGCGATCTTCGCCTTGTGCTTGCCGTAGAGGATGAGCTCATCGTCGCCGAGACCGAGGTCCCCGGCGACGTCGGCGATGGGCCGCAGCTTGGCGGCTTGGGCGATGGCGATATCGGAAGGAACGGTCATGGGGTCTGGTGACGGTTTGAGTTAAGGGAGCGGGGAGCGGGGAGCGGTACCATCCGTGCGCACCGCAGGTACGGCTCCCGGCTCCCGGCTCGGCAATTTGAACAACCTTCTCGCGTTCTCACCCGTCAGCTCGGCGATCCGCTCCGGAGTCGTGCCGCGGATCTCGGCCAACCGCTTCGCCGTGGCCGGCAGGAACCCCGGCTCGTTGCGCTTCCCGCGGTACGGCACGGGCGCGAGATAGGGCGCGTCGGTCTCGATGAGCAGCCGGTCGTCCGGCACCCGCTCGACCGCCCACGCCGCGTCCCACTTCCGGAAGGTGATCATGCCGCTCCAGGACACCAACAGGCCGCGCGCGAGCGCCGCGTCCAGAACGGCCGGGCCGGAGCTGAAGCAGTGCAGCACGCCGGTCAGGCCGGCCGGCGCTTCGGAGAGGAGGCGCGCCGTGTCCTCGTCCGCCTCGCGCGAATGGATGATCGCCGGCTTCCCGCGCTCGGCCGCCTGCCCGAGGTGCCACGCGAACGCCTCACGTTGCCGATCCCGCGGTGAGTGGTCGTAATGGTAGTCCAGCCCCGTCTCACCTACGGCGACCACTGCCGGATCGCTGAACAACCGTTCCAGCTCGAGCGCTGACGCGGGCTCGAATTCCGAGGCTTGGTGAGGGTGAATGCCCGCCGTCGCGGCGAGCCCTTCCCCGCTCCGGCTGATCGCGACGGCCGCATCCGAAGCTGCGACGGTATCCGCCACCACGATGATGACGCCCACACCCGCCGCCCGCGCCCGCTCCACCACCTCCACGCGATCCGCGTCGAATGCGGCGTCGCCGAGGTGGCAGTGCGAGTCGACGAGCAACGGCGGCTAGACGACCGGCACGCTGCTAGGCGTCCCGGCTGGCGCGACCGTCGCCTTCACTCCGCGGGCCCCCTCACCCGGCCACCGCTTCTCGATCGCCAGCAGGATGGGCGAGGCGATGTAGATCGAGGAGAAAGTGCCGGTGAAGATGCCGAACGCCATCACCCACGCGAACGGCCGGAGTACCTCGCCCGCGAAGATGAGAAGCGCGAGCGTGGTCGCGATGGTCATCCCATGCGTGAGCACGCTTCTCGGCAGGGTCTCGTTGATGCTGCGGTTCAGGATCCCCTGGAGGTCGTCCCGCTTGTACTTGTGCAGGTTCTCGCGCACCCGGTCAAAGATGATGATGGTGTCATTCAGGGAGTAGCCGACCACCGCCAGGAGGGCCGCGACCACGACGAGCGAGACCTCGAGGTGCATGTACGAGATGAACGCCATCGTGGTGATGATATCGTGCGCGGTGGCTACCACAGCGGCGACGCCGAACCGGAACTCGAACCGGAACGCCAGATAGACCAGGGTCGCGAGGAACGACAGGAGGATCGCGACCAGCGCCTTCTGCCGCAGTTCGCCGCCCACCTTGGGGCCCACCGCCTCGACCCGCTGCACGGTGTACGCGTCGGCGCCGAATGCCCGGGTGAGCGCGCCGGTGACCTGAGCGGCCGTGCGCTGGGCCTCGTCCTGCGTCGTGGTGTCGGCCATCGAGGCGAGCCGGGCGCGGATCACGAACTCCTGCCCCGTCCCGAAGCTCTGGATCTCGGCGCCGCGCACTCCGCCTCGGACGAGCGCCGAGCGGAGGTCTCCGACGCTCTGCTGTTGCTTCACCAAGACCTGCACCAGCGTGCCGCCCGTGAACTCGATGCTGTAGTTGAGCCCGCGGACGGTGAGCAGGAGCATGCCCGGTATTACGATGGCCGCGGTGATCCCGTAGGCCCACTTGCGCAGGCCGATGAAATCGTAGTTGGCGTTGGCGAAGATGCGGATCATCAGATGCTCACGGTCTGGAGACCGGGCCGGCGCTCCAGCCAGATCATGAAGAAGGTGCGGGTCACGAAGATGGCGGTGACCATCGATGCGATGATGCCCAGGATCAGCGTCACCGCGAAGCCCTTCACCGGACCGGTGCCGAACTGGAACAGGAACGCCGCGGTGAGGATCGTCGTGAC harbors:
- a CDS encoding Rrf2 family transcriptional regulator, which translates into the protein MNLTRESEYALRGLARLATYPAGYMVPHSEIAETADLPAAFLAKIFRKLARHGVLEAERGRGSGYALRAPPAETLVREVLEAVEGPQALKRCLLWGGHCCETSRCPLHHRLEHLRSGLDAALSTFTLADLIRESPESLHLAMQE
- a CDS encoding RidA family protein: MSDLRFIATDSAPKAIGPYSQGVIANGFLYTAGQIALDPATMEVVPGGVTAQTERVMKNLDAILKAAGSSLSRVVKTTCFLATIDDFARMNEVYERWFGDHRPARSTVAVKTLPKNVLVEIDVVALV
- a CDS encoding formate--tetrahydrofolate ligase, whose translation is MTVPSDIAIAQAAKLRPIADVAGDLGLGDDELILYGKHKAKIALSALESRKPKGRLVLVTGITPTAAGEGKSTVSVGLAQALRRLGKNAVVCLREPSLGPVFGVKGGAAGGGYAQVVPMEDINLHFTGDFHAISSAHNLLSAMLDNHIYQGNTAHLALRRVTWPRTMDMNDRALRTVIVGVGASSSGPAREDRFVITPASEIMAILCLATSREDLEDRLARIIVGTTHERTPIRAADLKASGSMALLLKDALLPNLVQTLEGGPAFVHGGPFANIAHGCNTVVSTKLALRLGDLVITEAGFGADLGAEKFFDIKCRVAGLEPEAAVIVATVRALKMHGGADKKSLGTPDVAKVEAGFANLAKHVENVRKFGVPPIVALNRFITDSDEELARVTEMAKALGVTLALSDVWAKGGEGGLALAEAVLNVLDEKQAAFKPLYDANKPIKEKIDIVAREIYGADGVHFSATASRNIEQLEAMGLGRTPVCMAKTQYSFSDDASKLNRPTGFRITVRDVYASAGAGFVVALAGDIMTMPGLSKSPAAERIRMLPDGTIEGLF
- a CDS encoding TatD family hydrolase, yielding MLVDSHCHLGDAAFDADRVEVVERARAAGVGVIIVVADTVAASDAAVAISRSGEGLAATAGIHPHQASEFEPASALELERLFSDPAVVAVGETGLDYHYDHSPRDRQREAFAWHLGQAAERGKPAIIHSREADEDTARLLSEAPAGLTGVLHCFSSGPAVLDAALARGLLVSWSGMITFRKWDAAWAVERVPDDRLLIETDAPYLAPVPYRGKRNEPGFLPATAKRLAEIRGTTPERIAELTGENARRLFKLPSREPGAVPAVRTDGTAPRSPLP
- the secF gene encoding protein translocase subunit SecF, whose amino-acid sequence is MIRIFANANYDFIGLRKWAYGITAAIVIPGMLLLTVRGLNYSIEFTGGTLVQVLVKQQQSVGDLRSALVRGGVRGAEIQSFGTGQEFVIRARLASMADTTTQDEAQRTAAQVTGALTRAFGADAYTVQRVEAVGPKVGGELRQKALVAILLSFLATLVYLAFRFEFRFGVAAVVATAHDIITTMAFISYMHLEVSLVVVAALLAVVGYSLNDTIIIFDRVRENLHKYKRDDLQGILNRSINETLPRSVLTHGMTIATTLALLIFAGEVLRPFAWVMAFGIFTGTFSSIYIASPILLAIEKRWPGEGARGVKATVAPAGTPSSVPVV